In Deinococcus proteolyticus MRP, a single genomic region encodes these proteins:
- a CDS encoding amino acid ABC transporter ATP-binding protein: MNGEPIIDVQNLNKWYGQHHVLKNVNIQVQPGQKVVVVGPSGSGKSTLIRCINRLEEFQQGDIVVNGHRLTEARNLPLVRREVGMVFQSFNLFPHMSVLDNVMLAPRKLRGLSEADAKARAAALLERVGIAEQAAKFPGQLSGGQQQRVAIARALAMQPQVMLFDEPTSALDPEVVGEVLDVMRGLAAEGMTMIVVTHEMGFAREVADRVVFMDRGELLEDLPPAEFFGAPRLERTQNFLSRVLNH; encoded by the coding sequence ATGAACGGTGAACCCATCATTGACGTTCAGAACCTGAACAAGTGGTACGGCCAGCACCACGTCCTGAAAAACGTGAACATCCAGGTGCAGCCGGGACAAAAGGTCGTGGTGGTGGGGCCTTCAGGCTCGGGCAAGTCCACCCTGATTCGCTGCATCAACCGCTTGGAGGAGTTTCAGCAGGGCGACATCGTGGTCAACGGCCACCGCCTGACCGAAGCCCGCAACCTCCCGCTGGTGCGCCGCGAGGTGGGCATGGTGTTCCAGAGCTTCAACCTGTTCCCGCACATGAGCGTGCTGGACAATGTCATGCTGGCGCCCCGCAAGCTGCGCGGCCTGAGCGAAGCCGACGCCAAAGCCCGCGCCGCAGCGTTGCTGGAACGCGTCGGTATAGCCGAGCAGGCTGCCAAGTTCCCAGGCCAGCTTTCGGGTGGACAGCAGCAGCGGGTGGCGATTGCCCGCGCCCTGGCGATGCAGCCCCAGGTGATGCTGTTCGACGAACCGACCTCGGCGCTGGACCCGGAAGTGGTGGGCGAGGTGCTCGACGTGATGCGCGGGCTGGCCGCAGAAGGCATGACCATGATTGTGGTCACGCACGAAATGGGCTTTGCCCGTGAGGTGGCCGACCGGGTGGTGTTCATGGACCGGGGCGAGCTGCTGGAAGACCTGCCGCCCGCCGAATTCTTCGGTGCGCCCCGGCTGGAGCGGACCCAGAACTTCCTCAGCCGCGTGCTGAACCACTAG
- a CDS encoding alpha/beta fold hydrolase: MRLKVPGGEVAVRRLRHVPGSPADTRAPLVFLHDSLGCTATWRDFPQALAGASGRHALLYDRLGYGGSDPFSRPRTRDYLTHEAQAVLPAVLDAAGMERAVLFGHSDGASIALLAAALCSERVVGAVAEAGHIFNEDVTRRGVEAAAQAYHTTDIAERLVKYHGDKVPALYRAWTDTWLAEDYRDWTVEPLLSGVVAPLLLIQGRMDEYGSLEQLWRTAAAAQGPVTVQVLARCGHTPHREAREAVLKAATHFLTGLD; this comes from the coding sequence ATGCGGCTAAAGGTGCCGGGCGGCGAGGTAGCGGTGCGCCGGCTGCGCCATGTCCCCGGCAGCCCGGCCGACACCCGCGCGCCGCTGGTCTTCCTGCACGATTCGCTGGGCTGCACGGCCACCTGGCGCGACTTTCCGCAGGCGTTGGCCGGAGCGAGCGGCCGCCACGCCCTGCTGTACGACCGGCTCGGGTACGGTGGGTCAGACCCGTTCAGCCGGCCCCGCACCCGCGACTACCTGACCCATGAGGCGCAGGCGGTGCTGCCGGCCGTGCTGGACGCCGCCGGAATGGAGCGGGCGGTGCTGTTCGGGCACAGCGACGGGGCCTCTATCGCGCTGCTGGCGGCGGCCCTCTGCTCAGAGCGGGTGGTGGGCGCGGTGGCCGAGGCCGGGCACATCTTTAACGAGGACGTAACCCGGCGTGGCGTGGAGGCGGCGGCGCAGGCGTACCACACCACTGACATTGCCGAGCGGCTGGTCAAATACCACGGTGACAAGGTGCCCGCTCTTTACCGTGCCTGGACCGACACCTGGCTGGCCGAGGACTACCGCGACTGGACGGTAGAGCCGCTGCTCTCAGGCGTCGTGGCCCCGCTGCTGCTGATTCAGGGCCGGATGGACGAGTACGGCAGCCTGGAACAGCTGTGGCGCACTGCCGCCGCCGCTCAGGGGCCGGTGACTGTGCAGGTGCTTGCCCGCTGCGGCCATACGCCCCACCGGGAGGCGCGGGAAGCGGTGCTCAAAGCTGCGACACACTTCCTGACCGGTCTTGACTGA
- a CDS encoding PLP-dependent aminotransferase family protein has protein sequence MTSATLPKTQMINLGLGYPADALLPHSVFEQASQHRFAQGDAYFLQYGDEWGDPSLRAQLADFLTRHYGFAVPQEELLISGGISGGLDIVCNMLAQPGAAAIVEDTTYFASPDIMQSHGLTVVPAPLDSGGLDLAALEALVQRWQPRLVYTIPSHHNPTGVTQSQGRREALIALAERYDFYVVADEVYHLLNYGFPAPPSYSAYVGGGRVISLGTFSKILAPGLRVGWIHARRDVLEFLVTNPTLQSAGGTNPIGASLVSSVLELGLMDQYLGGIMDTFGSRAAAMVQSLQAPAFADCEFRVPNGGYFVWLRLPPDMVAEQLEPRAQTYGVTFKPGNIFSVEGRYTDHIRLCFAFNDEDQIREGIARLGEAIASMRRG, from the coding sequence ATGACTTCAGCCACCCTCCCCAAAACCCAGATGATCAATCTGGGTCTGGGTTATCCGGCCGACGCCCTGCTGCCGCACTCGGTGTTCGAGCAGGCTTCGCAGCACCGCTTTGCACAGGGCGACGCCTACTTCCTGCAGTACGGCGATGAGTGGGGCGACCCCTCGTTGCGGGCGCAGCTGGCCGACTTTCTGACCCGGCACTACGGCTTCGCAGTCCCGCAGGAAGAGCTGCTGATTTCCGGCGGTATCTCGGGTGGGCTGGACATCGTGTGCAACATGCTGGCCCAGCCTGGTGCGGCAGCCATCGTGGAGGACACCACCTATTTCGCCTCGCCCGACATCATGCAGAGCCACGGCCTGACCGTGGTGCCCGCGCCGCTGGACAGTGGCGGCCTGGACCTGGCGGCGCTGGAAGCGTTGGTGCAGCGCTGGCAGCCCCGGCTGGTGTACACCATCCCTTCGCACCACAACCCCACCGGCGTGACCCAGAGCCAGGGGCGCCGCGAAGCGCTGATTGCCCTGGCCGAGCGCTACGACTTTTACGTGGTGGCGGACGAGGTCTACCACCTGCTGAACTACGGCTTTCCTGCGCCGCCCTCTTACTCGGCGTATGTGGGGGGCGGGCGGGTCATTTCGCTGGGAACCTTTTCCAAGATTCTGGCTCCCGGCCTGCGGGTGGGCTGGATTCACGCCCGGCGCGACGTGCTGGAGTTTCTGGTGACCAACCCCACCTTGCAGAGCGCGGGCGGCACCAACCCCATCGGCGCTTCGCTGGTGAGTTCGGTGCTTGAACTGGGGCTGATGGACCAGTATCTGGGCGGCATTATGGACACCTTCGGTTCCCGCGCCGCCGCGATGGTGCAGAGCTTGCAGGCACCAGCGTTCGCGGACTGTGAATTCCGGGTGCCAAATGGCGGCTACTTTGTGTGGCTGCGCCTGCCGCCGGACATGGTGGCCGAGCAGCTGGAGCCCCGCGCGCAGACCTACGGTGTCACCTTCAAGCCGGGCAACATCTTTTCGGTGGAGGGCCGCTACACCGACCACATCCGGCTGTGTTTCGCCTTCAACGACGAAGACCAGATTCGTGAAGGCATCGCCCGGCTGGGTGAGGCCATCGCCAGCATGAGGCGCGGATAG
- a CDS encoding glycine C-acetyltransferase, with translation MPTTLSERLSRELEGLRESGLLISPKVLETPNRAHTRIDGRDVLNLASNNYLGFADHPALKERAEAYLREWGAGAGAVRGIAGTLRIHEDFEQQLAEFKHTGSALVLHSGFTTNQGVLGALLQPDDLVISDELNHASIIDGLRLTKATKKIFKHADIADLERVLQENDSDGLKLVVTDGVFSMDGDIAPLDKIVEVARRYGAVTYVDDAHGSGVLGADGRGTVHHFGFEHADDVIQVGTLSKAWGGVGGYAAGHADLRQLLINRARPYLFSTAQPPAVVGALSAALEEVQRDPSLMERLWDNTRYFKAGIEALGFDHMGSQTPITPVVFGEAPAAFEASRRLLERGIFATGIGFPTVPLGKARIRNIVTAEHTRDDLDRALEAYSAVGKELGVI, from the coding sequence ATGCCTACCACCCTGTCCGAGCGCCTCAGCCGCGAGCTAGAGGGCCTGCGCGAATCCGGCCTGCTGATTTCTCCCAAGGTGCTGGAGACACCCAACCGGGCACACACCCGCATTGACGGCCGCGACGTGCTGAACCTGGCCAGCAACAACTATCTGGGCTTCGCCGACCATCCGGCGCTGAAAGAGCGGGCCGAAGCTTACTTGCGTGAGTGGGGCGCGGGCGCAGGGGCTGTGCGCGGCATTGCCGGCACGCTGCGTATCCACGAAGATTTCGAGCAGCAACTGGCCGAGTTCAAGCACACCGGCAGCGCGCTGGTGCTGCATTCCGGCTTCACCACCAACCAGGGCGTGCTGGGCGCCTTGCTGCAGCCGGATGACCTGGTCATCAGCGACGAACTGAACCATGCCAGCATCATCGACGGGCTGCGGCTGACCAAAGCCACCAAAAAGATTTTCAAGCACGCCGACATCGCCGACCTGGAGCGGGTCTTGCAGGAGAACGACAGCGACGGCCTCAAGCTGGTCGTGACCGACGGCGTGTTCAGCATGGACGGCGACATCGCACCGCTCGACAAGATCGTGGAAGTGGCCCGCCGCTACGGCGCCGTCACCTATGTGGACGACGCTCACGGCTCCGGCGTGCTGGGCGCAGACGGGCGCGGCACCGTGCACCACTTCGGCTTCGAGCATGCCGATGACGTGATTCAGGTGGGCACGCTGTCCAAGGCCTGGGGCGGGGTGGGCGGCTACGCGGCCGGTCATGCCGACCTGCGCCAGCTGCTGATCAACCGGGCGCGGCCCTACCTGTTCTCCACCGCGCAGCCGCCCGCCGTGGTGGGTGCCCTCTCGGCCGCACTGGAAGAAGTGCAGCGCGACCCCAGCCTGATGGAGCGCCTGTGGGACAACACCCGTTATTTCAAGGCGGGCATCGAGGCGCTGGGCTTCGACCACATGGGCAGCCAGACTCCGATTACGCCCGTCGTGTTCGGTGAAGCGCCCGCCGCCTTTGAAGCCAGCCGCCGACTGCTGGAGCGCGGCATCTTTGCCACCGGTATCGGCTTCCCCACGGTGCCGCTGGGCAAGGCCCGCATCCGTAACATTGTCACTGCCGAGCATACCCGTGACGACCTTGACCGGGCACTGGAAGCGTACAGCGCCGTGGGCAAGGAGCTGGGCGTCATTTAA
- a CDS encoding GNAT family N-acetyltransferase translates to MSFSIRPATPTDLPASLAVYNAVFPDHAETLEDDQHFLRQLAQSPLKPHVQDWVAEADGQVVGTARLWQAPWMFHPDRYHLELMVLPEFRGQGIGGGLFGTVQAHWQEREAREVLAGAKETETQALAMLQRRGFRKVMRFFDNVLRLEGFDPTRWQTEMELPEGVRAMTLAELMAEVGEGAAWRAYYDCYVEARQDVPRTAPASPVSFEEFLKYRTQPKFFRDGVWLAVTDEGAVAAMTELQRDFTDPERLNIGLTGTRRAYRRRGLGLALKLRGMQRAKAQGIRELWTNNASNNAPMLALNDRLGFVRQPAHVECQWGGV, encoded by the coding sequence GTGAGCTTCAGCATCCGCCCCGCCACCCCTACCGACCTCCCTGCCAGCCTTGCCGTTTACAACGCCGTTTTTCCCGACCACGCTGAAACCCTCGAAGACGACCAGCATTTCCTGCGCCAACTGGCCCAAAGTCCCCTGAAGCCCCATGTGCAGGACTGGGTGGCCGAAGCAGACGGGCAAGTCGTCGGCACGGCGCGGCTATGGCAAGCGCCCTGGATGTTTCACCCGGACCGCTATCACCTCGAACTGATGGTGCTGCCTGAATTCAGAGGGCAGGGCATCGGTGGCGGCCTGTTCGGGACGGTGCAAGCCCACTGGCAGGAGCGCGAGGCGCGGGAGGTTTTGGCAGGGGCCAAGGAAACTGAAACGCAGGCGCTGGCGATGCTGCAGCGCCGAGGCTTCCGCAAGGTGATGCGCTTTTTCGACAATGTACTGCGGTTGGAGGGCTTCGACCCCACCCGCTGGCAGACCGAAATGGAGTTACCCGAAGGTGTACGGGCCATGACTTTGGCCGAGTTGATGGCTGAAGTGGGCGAGGGAGCCGCTTGGCGGGCCTACTACGACTGCTATGTCGAGGCGCGGCAGGACGTTCCGCGCACCGCCCCTGCCAGCCCAGTCAGTTTTGAGGAATTCCTGAAGTACCGCACCCAACCCAAATTCTTCCGCGACGGCGTGTGGCTGGCGGTCACGGATGAGGGCGCAGTGGCCGCGATGACCGAGTTGCAGCGTGATTTCACTGACCCCGAGCGGCTGAACATCGGCCTGACCGGAACGCGGCGGGCGTATCGGCGCAGGGGACTGGGGCTGGCCCTCAAGCTGCGCGGGATGCAGCGGGCCAAAGCACAGGGCATCCGCGAACTCTGGACCAACAATGCCAGCAACAACGCGCCGATGCTCGCACTCAATGACCGCCTCGGCTTCGTGCGCCAGCCCGCGCATGTGGAGTGCCAGTGGGGTGGGGTGTAA
- a CDS encoding prepilin peptidase, producing MDLLPLPFVLITALVFGLLVGSFTNVLIWRLPRGESISFPPSHCPHCDHPLAPKDLVPVFSWLSLGGKCRYCGAPIKTRYPTVELITGVAYALIAYFYPPALYGFGTLGLMLFFTILLAGSAIDLDTYTIPDELTLPGVALGLGFAALAGAGLTAGGLPNFSDALNGALMGAGILMTIDLLGSWVLRRFRERQYPDLPIGHQQIALALLVGAWAGPLWGLGAALLSAAVNAGARRVIPIPELLTLGGALLSVALGVNLGRDPLAMLNGALQGAGAAALVAGLYWWIQYAFIQKKSGETEVEEDAPFDPSAMGFGDVKLAGAIGAFLGLSGVLVSLGVAIFAGAILGVIQMAMKAENRLKFGPYLAIGAVVAMLWGDDVVSWYRGMLGL from the coding sequence GTGGACCTGCTGCCCCTGCCTTTCGTCCTGATTACGGCCCTTGTCTTCGGGCTGCTGGTCGGCTCGTTTACCAACGTGCTGATTTGGCGGCTGCCGCGTGGGGAGAGCATTTCCTTTCCGCCGAGCCACTGCCCGCACTGTGACCACCCGCTGGCCCCCAAAGACCTGGTGCCCGTGTTCTCATGGCTGTCGCTGGGCGGGAAGTGCCGCTACTGCGGGGCCCCCATTAAGACCCGCTACCCCACCGTGGAACTGATAACGGGCGTGGCCTACGCGCTGATTGCCTACTTTTATCCACCTGCCCTGTACGGGTTCGGCACGCTGGGGCTGATGCTGTTTTTCACCATTTTGCTGGCGGGCAGCGCGATTGACCTGGATACCTACACCATTCCCGACGAGCTGACCTTGCCTGGAGTGGCGCTGGGCCTGGGCTTTGCGGCGCTGGCGGGGGCGGGGCTGACGGCGGGCGGTCTGCCGAATTTCTCCGATGCTCTCAACGGAGCGCTGATGGGCGCAGGCATCCTGATGACGATTGACCTGCTGGGGTCGTGGGTGCTGCGGCGCTTCCGTGAGCGTCAGTATCCCGACTTGCCGATTGGGCACCAGCAGATTGCGCTGGCGCTGCTGGTCGGCGCGTGGGCAGGGCCGCTGTGGGGGCTGGGCGCGGCGCTGCTCTCGGCGGCGGTGAATGCGGGGGCGCGGCGGGTGATTCCTATTCCCGAACTGCTCACGTTGGGCGGGGCGCTGCTGAGCGTGGCCCTGGGTGTGAACCTGGGCCGTGACCCGCTCGCCATGCTGAACGGTGCCCTACAGGGTGCAGGCGCGGCGGCGCTGGTTGCCGGGCTGTACTGGTGGATTCAGTACGCCTTTATCCAGAAGAAGTCGGGCGAGACCGAGGTAGAAGAAGACGCCCCCTTTGACCCGAGCGCGATGGGCTTCGGGGACGTGAAACTGGCGGGGGCCATCGGCGCTTTTCTGGGCCTGAGCGGGGTGCTGGTCAGCCTGGGCGTGGCGATTTTTGCCGGTGCGATTCTGGGCGTGATTCAGATGGCGATGAAAGCCGAAAACCGCCTGAAGTTCGGCCCCTACCTGGCAATTGGCGCGGTGGTGGCGATGCTGTGGGGGGACGACGTAGTGAGCTGGTACCGGGGGATGCTAGGGCTGTAA
- a CDS encoding amino acid ABC transporter permease: MDFQLIADSLPFLLQGAVLTLQVTAIALVAGTILGTLLALARLSPIKPLAWLATAYIELIRGTPLLVQIFLIYFGLPQITGTNLEPFPAGVLAFSLNSAAYVAEIMRSGIQGVPRGQTEASLSLGFSPRDTMRYIVLPQAFRRVLPPLVNEALNLLKNTSLLSSIALVELTRAGQIVAARSYKPFEMYLAIALVYLAMTMVLSFLSSRLEKRWGEGERR; the protein is encoded by the coding sequence ATGGATTTTCAGCTGATTGCGGACAGCCTGCCTTTCCTGCTTCAGGGGGCTGTCCTGACCTTGCAGGTCACCGCCATCGCGCTGGTGGCCGGGACCATTCTGGGCACCCTGCTGGCGCTGGCGCGGCTGTCGCCCATCAAGCCGCTGGCGTGGCTGGCGACTGCCTATATCGAACTGATTCGCGGTACGCCGCTGCTGGTGCAGATTTTCCTGATTTATTTCGGTCTGCCGCAGATTACCGGCACCAACTTGGAGCCGTTTCCGGCCGGGGTACTGGCCTTCTCGCTGAACTCGGCGGCGTACGTGGCCGAAATCATGCGTTCGGGCATTCAGGGCGTGCCGCGTGGCCAGACCGAGGCCTCGCTGTCGCTGGGCTTTTCGCCGCGCGACACCATGCGCTATATCGTGCTGCCACAGGCGTTCCGCCGGGTGCTGCCCCCGCTGGTGAACGAAGCCCTCAACCTGCTGAAAAACACTTCGCTGCTCTCCTCTATCGCCCTGGTCGAGTTGACCCGCGCTGGGCAGATCGTGGCGGCCCGCAGCTACAAGCCGTTCGAGATGTACCTGGCTATCGCCCTGGTGTACCTGGCGATGACGATGGTGCTGAGTTTCCTGTCCAGCCGCCTGGAAAAGCGCTGGGGGGAAGGTGAGCGCCGATGA
- a CDS encoding basic amino acid ABC transporter substrate-binding protein — MNMKAFFPMLLLGSLTLSACNAPKEETKTTTTTTASAGQTETAAAPASGGACMERIRKDGLRVITSPDYPPYESTNEQNEIVGFDVDMVNALAQEIGVEAKFTGQGFDGLIPSLISGRADLIAAGLTMTEERAKSVAFSDPYEETKNVIVVSAKDTAIKDAATLNGKTVGVQLGTVQADVAEKIAGADVRTFNLFSEALAALKSGQIDSMIVDAPAGQNYVKANSDIKLAGEMDGGNKALATQLECTDLVAELNAALATLQQNGELDKLRAKWFSDQAQ; from the coding sequence ATGAACATGAAAGCTTTTTTCCCCATGCTGCTGCTGGGCAGCCTGACCCTGAGTGCCTGCAACGCCCCCAAGGAAGAAACCAAGACCACCACGACCACCACGGCCTCGGCGGGCCAGACCGAAACGGCCGCCGCCCCGGCGTCTGGCGGCGCCTGCATGGAGCGCATCCGCAAGGACGGCCTGCGCGTGATTACCAGCCCCGACTACCCGCCCTACGAGTCCACCAACGAGCAGAACGAGATCGTGGGCTTTGACGTGGACATGGTCAATGCGCTGGCCCAGGAAATCGGTGTAGAGGCCAAGTTCACCGGCCAGGGGTTCGATGGCCTGATTCCTTCGCTGATCTCGGGCCGGGCTGACCTGATTGCCGCCGGCCTGACCATGACCGAGGAGCGCGCCAAGTCGGTGGCGTTCAGCGATCCCTACGAGGAAACCAAGAACGTGATTGTGGTCTCTGCTAAGGACACGGCCATCAAGGACGCCGCCACGCTGAACGGCAAGACGGTGGGCGTGCAGCTGGGCACCGTCCAGGCTGACGTGGCCGAGAAGATTGCGGGCGCCGACGTACGCACCTTCAACCTGTTCAGCGAAGCCCTGGCCGCCCTCAAGTCCGGGCAGATCGATTCGATGATCGTGGACGCCCCGGCGGGCCAGAACTATGTCAAGGCCAACAGCGACATCAAGCTGGCCGGCGAGATGGACGGCGGCAACAAGGCCCTGGCGACCCAGCTGGAATGCACCGACCTGGTGGCCGAGCTGAACGCCGCCCTGGCGACGCTGCAGCAAAACGGCGAACTGGACAAGCTGCGCGCCAAGTGGTTCAGCGACCAAGCACAGTGA
- a CDS encoding PIG-L deacetylase family protein, producing MTADPIPSDSPRLKLLLIVPHPDDEVYGAGGTIMEFEEAGESCGLVTLTRGNAGRTLGLCSTPEELAAMREVELAACLDVLGITVHEQHSFPDKALREYNFDELVQVSRAALERYRPEILLTFPPNGSNGHPDHVTTHRAVKAAWDALPAAERPALWYYAGSAAPEDDSLLPSWLPANLKRDVSKYVTRKLKAIGCHRTQALSSVDFIRKFPERITEETFYVVSGQD from the coding sequence ATGACTGCCGATCCTATCCCTTCTGACAGCCCCCGCCTGAAACTGCTGCTCATCGTTCCTCACCCCGACGACGAAGTGTACGGCGCAGGCGGCACCATCATGGAATTCGAGGAAGCGGGCGAGAGCTGCGGCCTGGTCACCCTGACGCGAGGCAATGCGGGGCGCACCCTCGGCCTGTGCAGCACCCCCGAGGAACTGGCCGCCATGCGCGAAGTCGAACTAGCCGCCTGCCTGGACGTGCTCGGCATCACCGTGCACGAGCAGCACAGCTTTCCCGACAAGGCCCTGCGCGAGTACAATTTTGACGAATTGGTGCAAGTCTCCCGCGCCGCGCTGGAGCGCTACCGCCCCGAAATCCTGCTGACCTTCCCGCCCAACGGCTCCAACGGCCATCCCGACCATGTGACCACCCACCGCGCTGTGAAAGCCGCCTGGGACGCCCTGCCCGCCGCCGAGCGCCCGGCGCTGTGGTACTACGCTGGCAGCGCGGCTCCCGAGGACGACTCCCTGCTCCCGAGCTGGCTGCCTGCCAACCTGAAACGCGACGTCAGCAAATACGTGACCCGCAAGCTGAAAGCCATCGGCTGCCACCGCACGCAGGCGCTGAGCAGCGTGGACTTTATCCGCAAGTTCCCCGAACGGATCACGGAAGAGACCTTTTACGTGGTGAGCGGGCAGGACTGA
- a CDS encoding dicarboxylate/amino acid:cation symporter: protein MPKIFHSLYIQVIIAIVLGILVGFLFPSFGESLKPLGDGFVKLIKMIIAPIIFATVVSGVAHMRDTKKVGRVGGKALIYFELVSTLALIIGLAVVNVLQPGRGMNVNPADLDSSGIEKYREAAGEQSVTDYLLHVIPDTLFSPFITGDLLQVLLVALLFGFALLRLGRLGDQILHGIDMVNQTIFIILGFVMRLAPIGAFGAMAFTIGKYGLGSLQQLGFLMGSFYLTCLIFIFGVLGLIARFFGFSVVKLIRYIKEELLIVLGTSSSESALPRLMMKMEHAGAEKSVVGLVVPTGYSFNLDGTSIYLTMAAVFIAQATNTPMGLTEQLGLLAVLLLTSKGAAGVTGSGFITLAATLGAVGHVPVEGLALILGIDRFMSEARALTNFIGNAVATAVVARSENALDMDRFTRALNGEDLPTIEPDVASEERGEGREIDAPKPA, encoded by the coding sequence ATGCCCAAAATCTTCCACAGCCTATATATACAGGTCATCATCGCCATCGTGCTCGGCATTCTGGTCGGGTTCCTGTTTCCCAGCTTCGGCGAAAGCCTCAAGCCGCTTGGCGACGGCTTTGTCAAGCTGATCAAGATGATCATTGCGCCGATCATCTTCGCCACGGTGGTGAGCGGTGTGGCCCACATGCGCGACACCAAGAAGGTGGGCCGCGTGGGCGGCAAAGCCCTGATCTATTTCGAGCTGGTCAGCACCCTGGCGCTGATCATCGGCCTCGCAGTGGTCAACGTGCTGCAACCGGGACGCGGGATGAATGTGAACCCGGCCGACCTCGACAGCTCCGGCATCGAGAAATACAGAGAAGCCGCCGGTGAGCAGAGCGTGACCGACTACCTGCTGCACGTGATTCCCGATACCCTGTTCAGCCCATTCATTACGGGTGACCTGCTGCAGGTGCTGCTGGTGGCGCTGCTGTTCGGTTTTGCCCTGCTGCGCCTGGGCCGGCTGGGCGACCAGATTCTGCACGGCATTGACATGGTCAACCAGACCATTTTCATCATCCTTGGCTTCGTGATGCGGCTGGCCCCCATCGGGGCGTTCGGGGCGATGGCCTTCACCATCGGCAAGTACGGCCTGGGCAGCCTGCAACAGCTGGGCTTCCTGATGGGCAGCTTCTACCTCACCTGCCTGATTTTCATCTTCGGGGTGCTGGGCCTGATTGCGCGCTTCTTCGGCTTCAGCGTGGTCAAGCTGATTCGCTATATCAAAGAAGAACTCCTGATCGTGCTGGGCACGTCGTCCAGCGAATCGGCGCTGCCGCGGCTGATGATGAAGATGGAGCACGCTGGCGCCGAGAAAAGTGTGGTGGGCCTGGTGGTGCCCACCGGCTATTCGTTCAACCTGGACGGCACTTCCATTTATCTGACCATGGCGGCGGTGTTCATCGCGCAGGCCACCAACACGCCGATGGGCCTGACCGAGCAGCTGGGGCTACTGGCCGTGCTGCTGCTCACCTCCAAGGGCGCCGCCGGAGTGACAGGCAGCGGCTTTATCACGCTGGCCGCCACGCTGGGCGCCGTAGGCCATGTGCCGGTCGAGGGCCTGGCGCTGATTCTGGGCATTGACCGCTTCATGTCCGAGGCACGGGCGCTGACCAACTTCATCGGCAATGCCGTGGCGACTGCGGTGGTGGCCCGCAGCGAGAATGCGCTGGACATGGACCGCTTTACCCGCGCCCTGAACGGCGAAGACCTGCCGACCATCGAACCAGACGTGGCGAGCGAGGAGCGCGGCGAAGGCCGCGAGATTGACGCCCCCAAGCCGGCCTGA
- a CDS encoding helix-turn-helix domain-containing protein, with protein MTLESQYKTLPKLLKVSEVADFTCTHERTVRRWIRDGRLRAVEAPQGVRIHRRALWRFLGLDLELSA; from the coding sequence ATGACTCTCGAATCCCAGTACAAGACCCTGCCCAAGCTGCTCAAGGTGAGCGAAGTGGCCGACTTTACCTGCACCCACGAGCGCACCGTGCGCCGCTGGATTCGTGACGGCCGCCTGCGCGCCGTGGAAGCCCCGCAGGGCGTGAGAATCCACCGCCGCGCCCTGTGGCGTTTCCTGGGGTTGGACCTGGAACTGAGCGCATAA
- a CDS encoding helix-turn-helix domain-containing protein translates to MDRYGGALRVRREQAGYRSQSDLARAVRALDAEGDLPAGLKPFSQQWLSRLEEDTDGSVLLSARAQQLRALAYMLGWTGTEFEAAVGVPVGTVPGLAGQLEPGPGELGPGEPEVGSAAAQGWSVAAGERPVPASLLEAAEVFGARPEFAELREPRWLHFLTGLHHRRTPQTAGEWLALFLDLRERFDPPPPGAEAAWTP, encoded by the coding sequence ATGGACCGTTACGGGGGAGCGCTAAGGGTACGGCGCGAGCAGGCCGGGTACCGCTCGCAGAGCGACTTGGCCCGCGCCGTGCGGGCACTTGACGCGGAAGGCGACCTGCCCGCAGGCCTGAAACCTTTTAGTCAGCAGTGGCTCTCGCGCCTGGAGGAAGACACCGACGGCAGCGTGCTGCTGAGCGCACGGGCGCAGCAGCTGCGGGCGCTGGCGTACATGCTGGGCTGGACCGGCACCGAGTTCGAGGCGGCGGTGGGCGTGCCGGTGGGCACCGTCCCCGGATTGGCTGGGCAGCTTGAGCCAGGGCCGGGGGAGCTGGGACCGGGTGAGCCGGAAGTGGGCAGCGCCGCAGCGCAGGGGTGGAGTGTCGCGGCTGGGGAGCGGCCGGTGCCGGCGTCGCTGCTGGAAGCGGCCGAGGTCTTCGGGGCCCGGCCCGAGTTTGCCGAACTGCGCGAGCCGCGCTGGCTGCACTTCCTGACCGGGCTACACCACCGCCGCACCCCACAGACGGCCGGCGAGTGGCTGGCCCTGTTTCTGGACCTGCGCGAACGGTTCGACCCCCCGCCACCCGGCGCGGAGGCCGCGTGGACGCCCTGA